Proteins encoded by one window of Methanobacterium sp.:
- a CDS encoding PepSY domain-containing protein — protein sequence MKNLVIFAMIMLLLGSGYMYGTKMATDMGITKIPILEDNGYNNLKSHELGKGTSSIFEDQYNSINDLFNKFKELRDLIYNYIYKWFDKTAPALTNDTDNSVKVISKEEAKRIAQKYIEEPEAVAGEPLLVTMDKKLTYIVPVLLNGEKVGEIYIDAQTGENLGGAGGVKDNETENLENNQSMVDISSIEQHNESNKENQVITNECVNENSNKEPDNDSNYEVCNNNN from the coding sequence ATGAAAAATCTGGTTATTTTCGCAATGATAATGCTGCTTCTAGGGTCTGGTTATATGTATGGGACTAAAATGGCCACGGATATGGGTATAACTAAAATACCAATACTTGAAGATAACGGATATAATAATCTAAAAAGCCATGAATTAGGGAAAGGAACTTCAAGCATATTTGAAGATCAATATAACTCCATAAATGACTTGTTTAATAAATTTAAAGAGTTAAGGGATTTAATATATAATTATATTTATAAATGGTTCGATAAAACAGCGCCAGCTTTAACAAATGATACAGATAACTCAGTAAAAGTTATTTCTAAAGAAGAGGCAAAAAGAATAGCCCAGAAATACATAGAAGAGCCGGAGGCTGTGGCGGGTGAACCATTACTCGTAACAATGGATAAAAAGCTAACTTATATAGTACCTGTCCTGTTAAATGGCGAAAAAGTGGGTGAAATTTATATCGATGCTCAAACGGGTGAAAATTTAGGCGGTGCCGGTGGAGTAAAGGATAATGAAACAGAAAATTTAGAAAATAACCAATCAATGGTAGATATTAGCTCCATAGAACAACATAATGAATCAAATAAAGAAAATCAAGTAATAACTAATGAATGTGTAAATGAAAATTCAAATAAAGAACCCGATAATGATTCAAATTATGAAGTATGTAATAATAATAATTAA
- a CDS encoding MmgE/PrpD family protein produces the protein MITEKFAEFIVSIQYEDLPEKVIDQAKLCLLDFLSVTLRGSKTESAKVVNHIIKENDEPSIINGERTSAMGSALLNGISAHSLDLDDGHRIAQLHPGACVISAALALCEAENKTGKDLIVSIVAGYEIAISLGILVNPEHRNKGFHSTGTCGTFGAAAAACKALNLSYEETLNALGLAGTQSSGLLESDHAGSMGKHLHAGKAAQSGVLSALLAKEGFTGAKTIIDGEEGFLSAMADLSLKDKKVDIGNFHILNVYFKRYPVCRHLHSTIDAVLNILDKNDLKTDDIQKILVKTYKIAANHDEYNPETVEAIRQSLPISLAITIKNRELSLDNLKISDDIADISSKVVIECNDDLDELYPARRSSIVTINTGEEFYTERVDLPKGEPENQFTKYELVKKFYDLNPDLNMDVLSIIDNLEDYNVKDLIIMINNKFKGHGD, from the coding sequence ATGATTACAGAAAAATTTGCAGAGTTTATAGTTTCCATTCAGTATGAAGATTTGCCCGAAAAAGTTATAGATCAAGCGAAGCTCTGTCTTTTAGACTTTTTAAGCGTTACATTAAGAGGATCAAAAACTGAAAGTGCAAAAGTTGTAAACCATATCATAAAAGAAAATGATGAGCCTTCAATAATTAATGGAGAACGAACTAGTGCTATGGGTTCTGCCCTTTTAAATGGTATTTCAGCCCATTCTCTTGATTTAGATGATGGGCATAGAATTGCACAGCTTCATCCTGGTGCCTGTGTAATTTCTGCAGCTTTAGCGCTGTGTGAGGCAGAAAATAAAACTGGAAAAGACCTTATAGTTTCAATTGTTGCGGGTTATGAAATTGCAATTTCACTGGGGATACTTGTTAATCCAGAACACCGAAATAAGGGATTCCATAGCACAGGGACCTGCGGAACATTTGGAGCCGCAGCTGCTGCATGTAAAGCTTTAAATCTAAGCTATGAAGAGACACTGAATGCCCTTGGACTTGCAGGGACACAGTCCAGCGGCCTATTAGAATCAGATCATGCTGGATCAATGGGTAAACACTTGCATGCCGGAAAAGCAGCGCAATCAGGTGTTTTATCAGCTCTTCTTGCAAAAGAAGGTTTTACAGGTGCAAAAACCATAATTGATGGAGAAGAGGGATTCTTATCTGCAATGGCTGATTTAAGCCTTAAGGATAAAAAAGTAGATATTGGAAATTTCCATATTTTAAATGTGTACTTTAAAAGATATCCCGTATGCAGACATCTGCATTCTACAATCGATGCTGTTTTAAATATTTTAGATAAAAATGATTTAAAGACCGATGATATCCAGAAGATACTGGTTAAAACTTATAAAATAGCTGCAAATCATGATGAGTATAATCCAGAAACTGTAGAGGCAATCAGGCAGAGTTTACCCATTAGTCTTGCAATTACAATCAAAAACAGAGAATTAAGTCTTGATAACCTTAAAATTAGTGATGATATAGCAGATATTTCAAGTAAAGTTGTCATTGAATGCAACGATGATCTGGATGAACTGTACCCTGCCAGAAGATCATCAATAGTAACAATTAACACAGGTGAAGAATTCTATACCGAAAGGGTTGATTTACCAAAAGGAGAACCAGAAAACCAGTTTACCAAATATGAACTGGTTAAAAAATTTTATGATTTAAATCCTGATTTGAATATGGATGTTTTATCAATAATAGATAATCTGGAAGATTATAACGTTAAAGATTTAATTATAATGATTAATAATAAATTTAAGGGTCACGGTGATTAA
- a CDS encoding peptidase has protein sequence MRTSEFLKTIGIENDNLKQSKKRFPDNCQYRFEVPGIQKPGAMRALIEATDKYEVEVHRVTQTKGIMLLTDSEILKMADIAKDAKIELFLSVGPRATYDTSASARTEEGKRIGYRLRGYDNLVYGIEEVRRAADLGIRGIVVYDEGLLWTLGKMREEGEIPEDIHFKVSAHTGHGNPASAMLLEEIGADSFNPVRDLQIPMIASIRNAINISIDLHTENPKSSGGFIRHYEVPDIIKYAAPVYLKTGGAVAGHHGWDTTEKQAEERIRQVSLVQNMINRYYDDAVMSKRGASDLAIPK, from the coding sequence ATGAGAACCAGCGAATTTCTTAAAACCATAGGAATAGAAAATGATAATTTAAAACAATCTAAAAAGAGATTTCCAGATAATTGTCAATATCGATTCGAAGTTCCGGGAATACAGAAACCCGGCGCAATGAGGGCTTTAATTGAAGCTACAGATAAATATGAAGTAGAAGTTCACAGAGTAACCCAGACAAAGGGAATAATGCTTTTAACCGACTCTGAAATATTAAAAATGGCCGATATTGCAAAGGATGCAAAAATAGAACTATTCTTAAGTGTTGGACCCCGTGCAACCTATGATACAAGCGCATCTGCAAGAACTGAAGAGGGTAAAAGAATAGGATACAGGTTAAGAGGATATGATAACCTTGTATATGGAATAGAAGAAGTTAGAAGGGCTGCTGATCTTGGTATTAGAGGAATTGTGGTATATGACGAAGGACTTCTCTGGACGCTTGGAAAAATGCGTGAAGAAGGTGAAATTCCGGAAGATATCCATTTTAAAGTATCTGCCCATACAGGGCATGGCAATCCCGCATCTGCAATGTTACTGGAAGAAATAGGAGCGGATTCATTTAATCCTGTTAGAGATCTTCAAATACCTATGATTGCATCGATAAGGAACGCCATAAACATTTCTATTGATTTACATACTGAAAATCCCAAGTCATCCGGTGGATTTATACGACATTATGAAGTTCCAGATATTATAAAGTATGCTGCACCTGTTTATCTTAAAACAGGCGGTGCAGTAGCTGGGCATCATGGATGGGATACAACAGAAAAACAGGCTGAAGAACGTATAAGACAGGTTTCTCTTGTTCAAAACATGATAAATAGATATTATGATGATGCTGTAATGTCAAAAAGAGGTGCCTCTGATTTAGCCATACCAAAATAG
- a CDS encoding tRNA(Ile)(2)-agmatinylcytidine synthase: MNELYIGIDDTDSRDGMCTTYICSVIIDELKYFGFKVTGYPRLIRLNPFARFKTRGNGALSFKLKLKSENDIKKVKEIVLKNVEELSELEDERTNPGVVFYSGKITEELKSYSFRAIRSIISIDDAQRFADEIGAEYFKFKKGRGIIGALAAIGCPDDDKTYELLAYRMPENYGTPRKIDYTSVFEMNKKTYPDTFDNVDGDNGYIAIEPHTPCPILYGIRGESPKAVEDAKEIVMVNEAIEKVAVFETNQHTDMHLLKAHKISDLEQFKCYIIDGTVKDFPFTREGGHVIFILEDDSGEIPCAAYEPTKEFREIVRKLAPGDKLRVYGGIGEKETLNIEKMEILELAKIYKTQNPICECGKRMKSAGSGKGFKCIKCGAKLRDGIKNTVEIKRDIQKGFYEVPPSARRHLSKQLVRMK, encoded by the coding sequence ATGAATGAATTGTATATTGGAATTGATGATACAGACTCTCGGGATGGAATGTGTACCACATATATATGTAGTGTAATAATTGATGAACTTAAATATTTTGGTTTTAAAGTTACAGGTTATCCTCGCTTAATTCGTTTAAATCCATTTGCAAGGTTTAAGACACGGGGAAACGGTGCATTATCCTTCAAATTAAAACTTAAATCTGAAAATGACATCAAAAAAGTTAAAGAAATAGTATTAAAAAATGTAGAAGAACTTTCAGAACTTGAAGATGAAAGAACCAACCCTGGCGTTGTTTTTTACAGCGGCAAAATCACAGAAGAGCTAAAATCATATTCTTTTAGAGCCATAAGAAGTATCATATCTATTGATGATGCTCAGCGGTTTGCAGATGAAATTGGGGCCGAATATTTTAAATTTAAAAAAGGCAGAGGCATTATTGGCGCCCTTGCAGCAATAGGCTGTCCTGATGATGATAAGACCTATGAACTTCTTGCATACAGAATGCCAGAAAACTACGGCACTCCAAGGAAAATAGATTATACTTCGGTATTTGAAATGAATAAAAAGACATATCCAGACACTTTCGACAATGTAGATGGTGATAATGGTTATATTGCAATAGAACCGCATACTCCATGCCCCATACTCTACGGAATACGGGGCGAAAGTCCGAAAGCTGTTGAAGATGCAAAAGAAATCGTTATGGTGAATGAAGCAATTGAAAAAGTAGCAGTTTTTGAAACAAATCAGCATACAGACATGCATCTTTTAAAAGCCCATAAAATTTCAGATTTAGAGCAGTTTAAATGCTACATTATAGACGGGACTGTGAAAGATTTTCCTTTCACTCGAGAAGGGGGACATGTAATATTTATACTGGAAGATGATTCTGGTGAAATTCCATGTGCAGCATATGAACCCACCAAAGAATTTAGAGAAATAGTGAGAAAATTAGCTCCTGGAGATAAATTACGAGTTTATGGCGGGATAGGAGAAAAAGAAACATTGAATATAGAAAAAATGGAAATTTTAGAGCTTGCAAAGATTTACAAAACTCAAAATCCAATCTGTGAATGCGGGAAAAGAATGAAATCTGCCGGAAGTGGAAAAGGCTTTAAATGTATTAAATGTGGTGCAAAACTTCGAGATGGGATTAAAAATACCGTTGAAATTAAAAGAGATATTCAGAAAGGTTTTTATGAAGTTCCACCATCTGCAAGAAGACATCTGAGTAAGCAGCTTGTTAGAATGAAATGA
- a CDS encoding transcriptional regulator, with product MQRDHILREISELLANHNFETSHIYGRSCFDMAARKRLLLLLLKVLINIDGFTGQQAEEIKKVASTFLASPLIVGLKSKHEYLEEDVVYERHGIPVIAPETLRNMITEEIYPEVFADRGGYFVQVDGEAIKEAREREELSLKELADKAHVSRETIYKYEHGLVRACPETVITLESILNMKITLSVDIFRIPEAETTNTPENAPKELMNLGFSLIPTTKTPFDALATNDPQIKELKEKIAMITNMEKNRNKKILEKMAINVKDLSGVTGTDAVFILENKKSISCIEGVPVVHSWEMGEMDSSREFLKIIKERKECS from the coding sequence ATGCAAAGGGATCATATCTTAAGAGAAATAAGCGAGCTTCTTGCCAACCATAATTTTGAAACTTCTCATATATATGGTAGAAGTTGTTTTGACATGGCCGCTCGAAAAAGGTTGTTGCTGCTATTACTTAAAGTTTTAATAAATATAGATGGTTTTACAGGTCAGCAGGCAGAAGAAATAAAGAAAGTAGCAAGCACATTTCTTGCATCCCCTCTCATTGTGGGTCTGAAATCGAAACATGAATATTTAGAAGAGGATGTGGTCTATGAAAGGCATGGAATACCTGTTATTGCTCCTGAAACCCTGCGTAATATGATTACTGAGGAGATCTATCCTGAAGTGTTTGCAGACCGTGGAGGATACTTCGTTCAGGTTGACGGAGAAGCCATAAAAGAAGCCAGAGAAAGAGAAGAGCTTTCTTTAAAAGAATTAGCTGATAAAGCTCACGTTTCTCGTGAAACTATATACAAATATGAGCATGGATTAGTAAGGGCATGTCCTGAAACAGTTATAACCCTTGAAAGCATTCTAAATATGAAAATTACTCTTTCTGTTGATATATTCAGGATTCCCGAAGCAGAAACAACTAATACTCCAGAAAATGCCCCTAAAGAGTTGATGAACCTTGGTTTTAGCCTGATTCCAACTACAAAAACTCCATTTGATGCTCTTGCCACCAATGATCCCCAAATAAAGGAGTTAAAAGAGAAAATTGCCATGATAACCAACATGGAAAAAAATAGAAACAAGAAAATTCTGGAAAAAATGGCAATCAATGTTAAAGACTTATCTGGAGTAACTGGAACTGATGCGGTCTTTATTCTGGAAAATAAGAAATCAATTAGCTGTATTGAGGGCGTTCCTGTTGTTCACAGCTGGGAAATGGGGGAAATGGACAGCTCAAGAGAATTTTTAAAAATAATTAAAGAGCGGAAGGAGTGCTCCTAA